Proteins encoded within one genomic window of Halocatena marina:
- a CDS encoding Hvo_1808 family surface protein — protein MTTRPSEWTGLAFSVLIVLSGCSGLLGGLQADIGQEDGYSATDSVNVTTSDGLNASEREAVVHRTMARVEVIRGQEFTKDVPVRVISREQYQNESGTFAVRDDPNYTAWNNQVWEARFLVDEPTNANKAVEGVYAGAVLGYYSNGEIVIVSDSKTPRIDSLTLAHELTHALQDQQLSLGEGNFDQTQDAQLAENGLIEGDANSVESRYEERCQNDWSCLPQPERPEQSNRTDFNQGVYTTVIMPYIAGPDFVDALHERGGWSAVNDAYDDIPQSSEQIIHPERYPNDTPVNVTVKDRSNNEWERLDVDPQAETAGEASIYTMFWMNGVIDTQSHYQYNYSHPLSAGWAGDSLVPYQNTAGEQNGYVWKTEWDSPEDASQFSDGYKRLLKQKGAKQTGNTYVIPEKNPYGDAFRVSRQGTTVTIVNAPTVEELDRVHRSSN, from the coding sequence ATGACAACTCGACCATCGGAATGGACCGGTCTCGCATTCTCTGTGCTCATCGTCCTCTCTGGCTGTTCCGGCCTCCTTGGGGGATTACAGGCCGATATCGGTCAGGAAGATGGCTACAGTGCTACCGATTCAGTGAATGTAACGACGAGCGACGGACTGAACGCAAGCGAACGAGAGGCAGTCGTTCACAGAACGATGGCCCGTGTTGAGGTTATTCGCGGTCAGGAGTTCACGAAGGACGTTCCAGTTCGTGTCATATCACGAGAACAATACCAAAACGAGAGTGGAACGTTTGCCGTTCGAGACGACCCGAACTACACCGCATGGAACAATCAGGTCTGGGAAGCGCGGTTTCTCGTCGATGAACCGACGAACGCAAACAAAGCCGTCGAAGGAGTTTATGCAGGCGCAGTGCTCGGCTACTATTCGAACGGCGAAATCGTCATCGTCAGTGACAGCAAAACGCCGCGTATCGATTCGCTGACGCTCGCACACGAACTCACACACGCACTTCAGGATCAGCAGCTCTCGTTAGGCGAGGGTAATTTTGATCAAACGCAGGACGCTCAACTCGCAGAGAACGGTCTCATCGAAGGTGACGCAAACAGTGTAGAGTCTCGGTACGAGGAGCGCTGTCAGAATGATTGGTCGTGTTTACCCCAGCCAGAGCGACCGGAGCAGTCGAATCGCACTGACTTCAATCAGGGCGTGTACACGACAGTTATCATGCCGTATATCGCAGGACCGGATTTCGTCGATGCACTCCACGAACGTGGTGGCTGGAGCGCGGTCAACGATGCATACGATGATATCCCACAGAGTTCCGAACAGATCATCCACCCGGAGCGCTACCCTAACGATACTCCTGTGAACGTCACCGTCAAAGACCGATCAAACAACGAGTGGGAACGACTCGATGTTGACCCACAGGCCGAAACAGCCGGTGAAGCCTCGATTTACACGATGTTCTGGATGAACGGCGTCATCGATACGCAGAGTCACTACCAGTACAACTACTCCCACCCACTATCTGCGGGATGGGCCGGTGATAGCCTTGTTCCTTATCAAAACACGGCTGGCGAGCAGAACGGATACGTCTGGAAGACGGAGTGGGATTCCCCCGAAGACGCCTCGCAGTTCTCCGATGGATACAAACGACTGCTCAAACAAAAGGGCGCAAAGCAAACCGGTAACACGTACGTCATTCCCGAGAAAAATCCGTACGGAGACGCATTCCGAGTGAGTCGTCAGGGGACGACGGTGACGATCGTGAACGCACCAACCGTCGAAGAGCTCGACCGCGTTCACCGATCATCGAACTGA
- a CDS encoding PaaI family thioesterase, which translates to MTEQLPDDMIEMVQLFIEENHGYLSWLGVTVDEFTFDSMTLTIPYDDKLTNPTSPPTMHGGIAATIIDTAGGLALRPTLDDPIGGSVATINLNVNYLRRAAGDLTAHAEIVRAGNSVGVSQVTVESETPDGEVQPVAVGQAAYRLFQG; encoded by the coding sequence ATGACCGAGCAGCTGCCGGATGACATGATCGAGATGGTTCAGCTATTCATCGAGGAAAACCACGGCTATCTCTCGTGGCTCGGTGTCACTGTCGATGAATTCACTTTCGACAGTATGACGCTCACCATCCCGTACGACGACAAGCTAACCAATCCGACCTCGCCGCCGACGATGCACGGCGGAATCGCAGCGACGATTATTGACACCGCCGGTGGACTCGCACTGCGACCGACCCTCGATGATCCGATTGGCGGCAGTGTGGCAACGATCAACCTCAACGTCAACTATCTCCGGCGAGCCGCGGGCGATCTCACTGCCCACGCTGAAATCGTTCGAGCCGGTAACAGCGTCGGTGTGAGTCAGGTGACTGTCGAAAGCGAAACCCCCGACGGCGAAGTACAACCTGTCGCCGTTGGACAGGCCGCCTACCGGCTGTTTCAGGGCTAA
- a CDS encoding Hvo_1808 family surface protein yields MRFRSVLLAVLVVLAGCNALPNAGNTPSPTESGVSGPQKSTAAPGNATDGIGHENGYSADAKLSISPNDGLNKTERKAVVSRTMARIEIVRQKEFKHSVPVTIQSREKFRGNQSNQNITKSFRRFDNAKFEAMFLIGEQSDSLAVQNEARGQSVLGYYSPTKDSIVIISNSKTPTLDGESTLAHELTHALQDQHFNLSDYNRTTRDEHNAVNGLIEGEANLVQQRYMSNCGNNWDCLPRSESGSSAQPPSNWGVYLLNYFPYADGPEFVNYYQQRDGWSRVDEMFSQPPVSSEQVMTPTKYGSDAPTNVTLDDRARNGWSRVHLTGQRSGPSRPDYATLGQSGLTAMFAQATFDSYNRSAVVPRRAIFNYDGNQPNRSDPLDYSLPITNGWDGDRLHVYQKNNETAYVWKVKWDSPKDASQFATAYRQLLSHWGATTAGTNTWVIENGPYADAFSVRTSGSTVVIVNAPTTDDLGDVRRKA; encoded by the coding sequence ATGCGATTCCGCTCCGTTTTGCTTGCTGTCTTGGTCGTTCTTGCAGGCTGTAATGCTCTCCCAAATGCCGGGAACACTCCCTCTCCGACTGAATCTGGTGTATCCGGGCCTCAGAAATCGACAGCTGCGCCCGGCAACGCTACAGACGGAATCGGCCATGAAAACGGCTATTCGGCCGATGCGAAACTATCGATCAGCCCGAATGACGGCCTGAACAAAACGGAGCGAAAAGCGGTCGTCTCTCGAACGATGGCCCGTATCGAAATCGTTCGCCAGAAGGAGTTCAAACACTCGGTCCCCGTCACGATCCAGTCCCGAGAAAAATTCAGAGGAAATCAATCGAACCAGAATATAACGAAGTCGTTCCGTCGGTTCGACAACGCAAAGTTCGAAGCGATGTTCCTCATCGGGGAACAATCAGATTCGCTCGCTGTTCAGAACGAGGCCAGAGGACAGAGCGTTCTTGGATACTACAGTCCGACGAAAGATTCGATCGTCATTATCAGCAACAGTAAGACACCCACACTTGACGGCGAATCGACGCTCGCACACGAACTCACCCACGCGCTTCAGGACCAGCATTTCAACCTCTCTGACTACAATCGGACCACACGGGACGAACACAACGCGGTCAACGGTCTTATTGAGGGTGAAGCGAATCTCGTCCAACAGCGATACATGTCGAACTGCGGGAATAATTGGGACTGTCTTCCACGCTCGGAGAGTGGAAGCAGCGCCCAGCCCCCGAGCAACTGGGGCGTGTATCTCCTCAATTATTTCCCGTACGCTGATGGACCCGAGTTCGTCAACTACTACCAGCAGCGTGATGGCTGGAGCCGAGTCGACGAAATGTTCTCACAGCCTCCTGTAAGCTCCGAACAGGTGATGACGCCCACGAAATACGGCTCCGACGCACCAACGAACGTCACACTTGATGACCGTGCCCGGAACGGATGGTCGCGCGTCCATCTCACGGGACAGCGATCGGGACCATCACGCCCCGATTACGCGACGCTCGGACAGTCAGGACTCACCGCAATGTTCGCACAAGCAACGTTCGATTCGTACAATCGGTCGGCTGTCGTTCCTCGCCGGGCGATCTTCAACTACGATGGGAACCAACCAAACAGATCCGATCCCCTCGATTACAGTCTCCCGATCACGAACGGATGGGACGGCGATCGACTGCACGTCTATCAGAAGAACAACGAGACGGCCTACGTCTGGAAGGTGAAGTGGGACTCACCGAAAGACGCCTCGCAGTTCGCAACTGCGTACCGTCAGCTTCTCAGCCACTGGGGAGCGACAACGGCTGGAACGAATACGTGGGTCATCGAGAACGGACCGTATGCAGACGCTTTCTCGGTTCGGACATCGGGTAGTACGGTCGTCATCGTAAACGCGCCGACGACCGACGATCTCGGTGACGTTCGGCGGAAGGCATAG
- a CDS encoding lipoate--protein ligase family protein, producing MRVLRGRAETIDADRAVTQTVLEDTRETGESVIRVWTPHRQIAFGRRDANTEGYGRATHAANEHGFPAYERSVGGRAVAYTGETIAFARTEPLEEIRRGMQDRYSAAVTDLQVALMQLDVHASPGEPANSFCPGSHSLQAGGKIVGVAQRVQRGVALVAGIVVVRDHTAIAAVLSDVYAALGVPFDPDSVGSIGRAGGDSDPERAQREIEQALVGLGSDENDKYNVEYVRQD from the coding sequence ATGCGCGTGCTCCGAGGTCGGGCCGAAACTATCGACGCCGACCGCGCTGTCACCCAGACAGTTCTCGAAGACACCCGTGAAACTGGGGAGTCTGTTATCAGAGTATGGACGCCTCATCGACAGATCGCGTTCGGGCGACGTGATGCGAACACCGAAGGGTACGGAAGAGCAACTCATGCCGCAAACGAACACGGCTTCCCGGCGTACGAGCGGAGCGTCGGTGGACGCGCGGTCGCGTACACCGGAGAGACGATCGCATTCGCCCGGACAGAACCCCTCGAAGAGATTCGTCGTGGCATGCAAGATCGCTATTCTGCCGCAGTGACCGACCTGCAGGTGGCGTTGATGCAACTCGATGTCCATGCGTCTCCCGGTGAACCGGCGAACTCGTTCTGTCCCGGGAGCCACTCCCTCCAAGCCGGTGGGAAAATCGTCGGTGTCGCACAGCGCGTCCAGCGCGGTGTCGCACTCGTCGCAGGGATCGTCGTTGTCCGCGACCACACAGCGATTGCGGCGGTGCTCTCTGATGTCTACGCTGCCCTCGGTGTCCCATTCGATCCCGACAGCGTCGGCAGCATCGGACGCGCTGGCGGAGACAGTGATCCTGAGCGAGCCCAACGGGAAATCGAACAGGCACTCGTTGGACTCGGATCTGATGAAAACGACAAATACAACGTAGAGTATGTTCGGCAGGATTAG
- a CDS encoding cysteine hydrolase family protein, whose amino-acid sequence MQFNPDTTAAVVVDMQNGFCHPDGSLHAPDSEAAIESVQNVIDLTRKAGSHVIFTRDMHPPEQFDETHYYDEFDRWGEHVVEGTWEAEIVDELTVEAGDHVVTKHTYDAFYQTDLEGHLNAHGINDLLICGTLANVCVLHTASSAGLRDFRPVIIEDAVGFIEEQHREYALDHADWLFGDVRPLDSIEFTHDSK is encoded by the coding sequence ATGCAATTCAATCCCGACACCACCGCTGCTGTCGTCGTAGACATGCAAAATGGGTTCTGTCATCCAGATGGATCTTTGCACGCACCAGACAGCGAAGCGGCCATTGAGTCGGTTCAAAACGTCATCGATCTGACCCGCAAAGCAGGCTCTCACGTGATTTTCACCCGCGATATGCATCCACCCGAACAGTTCGATGAGACACACTACTACGACGAGTTCGATCGCTGGGGTGAACACGTCGTAGAAGGCACGTGGGAGGCCGAGATCGTCGACGAGCTGACCGTCGAGGCGGGCGATCACGTCGTCACGAAACACACCTACGACGCGTTCTATCAGACCGATCTTGAGGGCCATCTCAATGCGCACGGAATCAACGACCTCCTCATCTGTGGGACGCTTGCGAACGTCTGTGTCCTTCACACTGCATCGAGTGCCGGTCTCCGCGATTTCCGACCCGTCATCATCGAAGACGCGGTTGGATTTATCGAAGAACAGCACCGCGAGTACGCACTCGATCACGCTGACTGGCTGTTCGGTGACGTCCGCCCGCTCGATTCGATCGAATTCACACACGATTCGAAGTGA
- a CDS encoding helix-turn-helix domain-containing protein: MYEATFRIEGDGTYAAATADTGASVELWCNDHCDLLYVADGATDEILAHVRERVGVQDLLRRPNELVIVTASCLQRHESDLIETYLMRHNCLLLPPVRYADGAKSCRLLALDPSALTGCYRALIDDGYTVTVERKREIETVTHDAPLLTLDGVLPNLSPRQRETFAAAYDRGYYEIPRETTTADIADAVGVERRTAEEHLRRAENKLVAALIEYVRA; the protein is encoded by the coding sequence ATGTACGAGGCGACGTTCCGCATCGAGGGCGATGGGACCTACGCTGCGGCGACAGCGGATACTGGTGCCTCGGTCGAACTCTGGTGCAACGATCATTGTGACCTGCTGTACGTCGCAGACGGTGCGACCGACGAGATACTCGCGCACGTACGCGAGCGCGTTGGAGTACAGGACCTCCTTCGACGGCCAAACGAGCTGGTTATCGTCACCGCGAGCTGCCTGCAACGACACGAGAGCGACCTCATCGAGACGTATCTCATGCGTCACAACTGCTTGTTGTTACCACCAGTGCGGTACGCTGATGGCGCGAAGTCCTGTCGGCTGCTCGCGCTCGATCCAAGTGCCCTCACAGGCTGTTATCGCGCGCTCATCGACGACGGATACACGGTGACCGTAGAGCGCAAACGAGAGATCGAGACGGTCACGCACGACGCGCCGTTACTCACGCTCGACGGTGTTCTCCCGAACCTCTCTCCGCGCCAGCGCGAGACTTTCGCGGCCGCGTACGACCGCGGCTACTACGAAATTCCTCGAGAGACGACAACAGCCGATATCGCGGACGCAGTCGGCGTCGAACGTCGAACCGCAGAAGAGCATCTTCGGCGTGCGGAAAACAAACTGGTTGCGGCGTTGATCGAGTACGTCCGTGCCTAA
- a CDS encoding dihydroorotase: MLITNATLADGRVRDVRIRDGRIVTVGQHLSHESTEHDGEETIREVDGNLLLPGMIDVHVHFREPGYPHKETWTTGSKSAAAGGVTSVVDQPNTDPPTVAKTAFEEKLALAQDSYVDFGLNGGVTSAWEPEALLQEPLFALGEVFLADSTGNMGIGTDLFADAVERATERGVTVTVHAEDATQFEERAHDDADAWSAYRTPEAEATAVKRACEVAADCDARIHIAHTSTPEGIDRANEAEMTCEVTPHHLFLSRDDLDELGTLGRMNPPLRSEERREAVYERVASGAVDMIATDHAPHTLSEKDATIWDAPSGVPGVETALALLLEDARKGRLSYERVRDLTAANPARVFDLSRKGRIEAGRDADLVLVNPDASREIRGEELHSKCGWTPFEGQKGVFPEWTMVRGQIVYENGEFGEPVGKNVRDS; this comes from the coding sequence ATGCTCATCACGAATGCCACACTCGCTGACGGACGAGTCCGAGACGTTCGGATCAGAGATGGCCGTATTGTGACTGTCGGTCAACACCTCTCACACGAGAGTACCGAACACGATGGTGAAGAAACGATTCGGGAGGTTGATGGTAATCTCCTTCTGCCAGGAATGATCGACGTACACGTCCATTTTCGTGAACCCGGGTATCCGCACAAAGAGACGTGGACGACGGGAAGCAAGAGCGCCGCTGCTGGCGGCGTAACGAGCGTCGTCGATCAGCCAAACACTGACCCGCCGACAGTGGCAAAAACGGCATTCGAGGAAAAACTCGCGCTTGCACAGGATTCGTACGTCGACTTCGGTCTCAACGGTGGCGTCACGTCCGCATGGGAACCGGAGGCACTCCTCCAGGAGCCGTTGTTCGCGCTCGGCGAGGTGTTCTTGGCCGACTCGACCGGAAACATGGGTATTGGGACCGATCTCTTCGCCGACGCTGTCGAGCGAGCCACAGAGCGAGGCGTCACCGTCACCGTCCACGCGGAGGACGCAACGCAGTTCGAGGAGAGAGCGCACGACGATGCTGACGCGTGGAGCGCCTACCGAACGCCAGAGGCCGAAGCCACTGCCGTCAAGCGCGCCTGTGAAGTCGCAGCTGACTGCGATGCGCGCATCCACATCGCGCACACGAGCACACCAGAAGGTATCGACCGCGCGAACGAGGCTGAAATGACGTGTGAAGTGACGCCACACCACCTGTTTCTCAGCCGAGACGATCTCGACGAACTCGGGACGCTCGGCCGGATGAACCCACCGTTGCGAAGCGAAGAACGACGAGAGGCGGTGTATGAGCGCGTCGCTTCCGGTGCAGTGGATATGATTGCAACCGATCACGCTCCACACACGCTCTCTGAGAAAGACGCGACTATCTGGGACGCACCGAGCGGGGTGCCCGGCGTCGAAACCGCTCTTGCATTATTGCTAGAGGACGCCCGGAAAGGACGACTGAGTTACGAACGAGTGCGCGATCTCACGGCTGCGAATCCCGCACGGGTGTTTGATCTTTCGCGAAAGGGTCGAATCGAAGCCGGGCGAGACGCCGATCTCGTACTCGTCAACCCGGACGCATCACGCGAAATCAGAGGCGAAGAACTCCACTCGAAATGCGGATGGACGCCGTTCGAAGGCCAGAAAGGTGTCTTTCCGGAGTGGACGATGGTCCGTGGTCAGATCGTTTACGAAAACGGGGAGTTCGGAGAGCCAGTCGGAAAAAACGTGCGAGACTCGTAG
- a CDS encoding YjiH family protein, with the protein MSTEPQDQTWDIDSTPSAREIDDIDLNEYEIRPVVKFVVAFAIGAVFFLVPVPWHGEITVPFDIVVSTITESVPDAVGVYVLSVIVAGGVFTTAAELDSRGLVSTNVDLSSFESSTAFWTLRVIGALLAPVMFLGSGPEWLHTATTGGFMWSKLVYSVGVIIPIGAVFITIFVELGGLEFIGTLARPVMQPLFKLPGRAALDSLASWVGSYSVGLYVTRNVFDRGGYNKREVYTIATCFSTVSIGFVGVVAATVEMLALFPLIFLAYFICVVVCAVILVRVPPISTISEEYVAEPDPEMPFEGTGREYLRFALSEAVGKAKRGETFAQAAWRGFIDGLRLTSLILGTILAVGLAAVLLSVYTPTFEYLGAPLVPVINALGLPNAETVAPATIVGITEMYTPVLLVTETAPMARFFIAVLAVSQLIFFSSVGPMTMDMFSDVPIRFRDLVMLFAMRTIILVPLIAVMTHLVSELGLF; encoded by the coding sequence ATGAGTACCGAACCACAAGATCAAACGTGGGACATCGACAGCACGCCGTCTGCACGCGAAATCGACGACATCGATCTCAACGAGTACGAGATACGGCCGGTGGTGAAGTTCGTCGTTGCGTTCGCCATCGGGGCTGTGTTCTTTCTCGTACCGGTTCCGTGGCACGGAGAGATCACTGTTCCGTTCGATATCGTCGTCAGCACGATCACCGAATCTGTTCCGGACGCCGTCGGGGTGTACGTGCTCTCGGTCATTGTCGCTGGCGGTGTGTTCACGACGGCGGCGGAGCTCGACAGCCGCGGGTTGGTTTCGACCAACGTCGACCTGTCGTCGTTCGAAAGCTCGACCGCGTTCTGGACGCTCCGGGTGATCGGAGCGCTGCTCGCACCAGTGATGTTCCTCGGGAGCGGCCCAGAGTGGCTCCACACCGCAACGACGGGTGGGTTCATGTGGAGCAAACTGGTGTACAGCGTTGGAGTCATCATCCCAATCGGTGCCGTCTTCATCACAATTTTCGTTGAACTTGGTGGATTGGAGTTCATCGGCACGCTCGCACGGCCAGTGATGCAGCCGTTATTCAAGCTCCCCGGTCGGGCAGCGCTCGATAGCCTCGCCTCGTGGGTGGGTTCGTACTCGGTTGGGCTGTACGTCACACGGAACGTCTTCGACCGCGGTGGCTACAACAAACGCGAGGTGTACACCATCGCAACGTGCTTTTCGACAGTGAGCATCGGATTCGTGGGCGTTGTCGCTGCCACGGTCGAGATGCTCGCGCTGTTTCCGCTCATCTTCCTCGCGTACTTCATCTGCGTTGTCGTTTGTGCGGTGATTCTCGTTCGGGTGCCGCCAATCAGCACTATTTCCGAGGAGTACGTCGCCGAACCCGACCCCGAGATGCCGTTCGAGGGGACGGGACGGGAATATCTACGATTTGCACTCAGCGAGGCTGTCGGCAAGGCAAAACGAGGCGAAACGTTCGCACAGGCTGCGTGGCGCGGATTCATCGACGGACTGCGGCTCACGAGTCTCATCCTCGGGACCATTCTCGCGGTCGGGCTAGCGGCGGTGCTCCTGTCAGTGTACACGCCAACGTTCGAATATCTCGGTGCGCCGCTTGTGCCCGTTATCAATGCGTTGGGACTACCGAATGCAGAGACAGTCGCTCCGGCGACCATCGTCGGCATCACGGAGATGTACACGCCCGTTCTGTTGGTCACGGAGACCGCACCGATGGCACGGTTTTTCATCGCTGTGCTCGCGGTCTCTCAGCTGATTTTCTTTTCCAGCGTCGGCCCAATGACGATGGATATGTTCAGCGACGTTCCGATCCGCTTTCGGGATCTCGTGATGCTGTTCGCGATGCGGACGATCATCCTTGTGCCGCTCATCGCAGTGATGACGCATCTCGTCAGCGAGCTTGGGCTGTTCTGA